From the Fusarium oxysporum Fo47 chromosome X, complete sequence genome, the window aatttataaatttatagtCCCTTTTCAGCTCGACGATTGTAGATGGTCTAGAAGATGGCATTTCTTATATTGCCCTCTATCTTAAGATCACCCTGCCCCTTCTGTTAGCTACTGTGGTTCTGCTGGTTTTCCTTGAAAAAGGTCTGCCAAAACGCACATGGCTTCAACGGTTAGTATATACTCTGCTAAATTAACCTACAAAGGGTGTGGTGTTTCTTAGGTCTCCAGGAAATAGCAAGTTCTTTCACTTTGACATGAAACTACCGGtaatagaaataaatatAACAAAGTATGGCAGAAAGCACAGGGTATGCAGACGACAGTTTGATATAAGTCATCATGGCGAAGCTCAATCTCTCGAGCATCTGCACTTGACTTGGGTTAATGTTTCGCTAGCAGACGCGGCTTTTGGAGGATGTCTGGATAGGCGTGCTGAGGACGCAAGGATATCAGAACTTTTCGGTGTAAGAGGAAATTACGAAATTATTGGTGCAAGGTAGGCGGCACGGTCGAGATCGGTGTGAGTTAATTATATGGATCACCTATGACTGGCGAATTCTCCATACGTAAAGAACTTAGCATGGGTGGCACGGATTACCGCTTTATAGAACGCGCCCCGTTTCGCGATCTGGTAAACACGACCTGAACGGGAACAGGGCCCGTTACGAGTATTAAAAATACATGTTGATTTCCCGACCCTTCATTGGCCTAAAACCCATAACGGGCCCAGTTACCGGCTAGAATACTAGAGCAGTAGAAACGCAGTGCGCTTCTATGGGGGGAAATATGGGGCGAAAGTTCTAGACAGTGATTGGTCAAAAACTGGAAACGCAATGCGTTTCTAGTGGTAATTCTTGAGGAGGGATAACTTGTACTGCATGGTTCAGATTGCAAGTTCGAAGCCATCATAGTAATCGTTATAGTGGCTTGGTCCTTGATAGTAAGATCTGAATGATGATTATGTTTCGATCAATAATGAGACCATTTAGTAGTATGATATACCCCTCTATAGCACTTTACGCGAAAGGACGCATCGCGTTCTGGATAAACCCCTGTTCTGATCAGCACTACTATTCCTGTATAAAGAACAATGTCAAATCAACTCTACACCCTGGCAATAATCAAccgtactaggtttaaaGTTGGTCAataaaatcaactctactagagttgattttggactgTAGGACTAGGGTTTTAGGCCAGCTAGCTCCATCGTGCTATGCAGTACCTCTCTTTATCTCTTTCTAtccctttttttttcttttggcTTTTCCTAGCTATTTTCCTATTTTCTTTTACTATATCTTAGGTGTCTTTTTAAGAAAAATCTCCTCTTATATTGAATTTGCTTTTTCTGCTGCTGGCTGTTTTTTCTTTGCCTATTACCTTCGCCTCTTTCATAAGATCCTCTTTCACTTGACTCTTTCCTTACCCCTGTCGACGCTATGTCGCTTACCCCGCATATTATGCTGCCGCCGGTacttcttccagctccaCAGGGGTCTCCCACTTTGACTGAAAGAGGCTTTCTGCCTCACCCCACTCTGGTCCCTCTCTCTGGCCAATCATAGCCTTCTGTGCTAACAGGGGTTTCCTCTTTCAGTGAAATCGGGACGAACAATAAGGATGTATAGTTAGAGACAAGTGTAGCTGCTATCATCACCCACTAAGGCTGTACATTTGATTTTCATCGaaattaattaatagctGTCCATAGCAGCACGGTAAATAGTCCCAAGCTCCCCTCCGGCTCAAACTTCTCTCAAGCGCTTAGTTCTGCCTTCGGGCGCTACGCATCTTTAGCGGCCATCTAAAATTAGAGCTCTTAGCGACCGAGTCCGGCGTTTTCATGATTCAAAGCCtctctttatcttatcttatctcacCTATCGACAACCCCGCGTCCCGGACCCATCGTGGTTCGAACCGACGTCAGAAGTTGAACTGAGCAACTGGAATATCTCTATCTTTGCGAAAAGTCAACGATGGTATTTCCATACACCATTCCCGAATAGCAGACAGATATTTCACCCCTCTAAAAGAAATATTCAATGTATAAGACACAGGAAGACGGCATCCGCCCAGTTTTTGTGATCGGCTGCCCACGGTCGGGCACGACGCTGATCGGCCAATTCATTGCTACAGCGCCTACCCTACTAAACGCGGGCGAACTATCGGCTATGTATTTCACGCACGACGTGGCAGAGAAGGAATACACGCGAGTACCTTCGCAGTACAAGGCAGAATACCTAAGCGACCTACGCGCGCATTCGGCGCAGTTTATGCGCAAGTTGTGCTCTCGCGAAGGAAAATTGGGATTTGTAGAATCAACACCATGGAACATGCGGGTGCTGCCGACGCTTGTTGGGGCTTTCCCGGAGGCAGTCTTTGTGGTCTGCATCCGGCACTATGCCGGCGTGATCCAGAGCCTGCGCAGTTCGTGGGAACAGGGTTACAAATGGGCCGGCCCCACCGACATTCAGCGCGCGCAGCTCTGGACCGAAATGAACGGTTATATCGACCGATTACCCATGGATACGACGATATTTTTTTCTTACGATGCCATGTGCAGGGATCCTGCAGCCTCCGTGTCGGAACTAGAACAGCAATTACGCCTGAAAGATGTGAATGGTCCGTTCGACCGCTCTGTCTTTGCGGACAGCCATGCGTCATCTCCGGCAAGGCCCAAGGTGGCTTCCAAGAGCGCTGAGGGTAAAAGCGAGATGCAATCCATTTCTGCTTATAACACAGCCGCCTGGAGCACGGCAGATGAAGCGGTGGTGTGTGAGGTTGTGGCCCCAGCTATTGACAAAATTGCCCGGATCTCTAGAATACAAATATCGCCGGTGCATGCCGGGCAAGCCTGGCAAGCCTCGCTTTCGCCGTCGCCACTTTATAGTCCATGAATATACTTGATAGATATCCAAAGCAGCGGAATTGCTTCAGCACCTCGTAGTGGTCTAGTACATTATTACACGAGCTCGCCATTTTGGTTTTGCCGTCATCG encodes:
- a CDS encoding P-loop containing nucleoside triphosphate hydrolase protein, producing MYKTQEDGIRPVFVIGCPRSGTTLIGQFIATAPTLLNAGELSAMYFTHDVAEKEYTRVPSQYKAEYLSDLRAHSAQFMRKLCSREGKLGFVESTPWNMRVLPTLVGAFPEAVFVVCIRHYAGVIQSLRSSWEQGYKWAGPTDIQRAQLWTEMNGYIDRLPMDTTIFFSYDAMCRDPAASVSELEQQLRLKDVNGPFDRSVFADSHASSPARPKVASKSAEGKSEMQSISAYNTAAWSTADEAVVCEVVAPAIDKIARISRIQISPVHAGQAWQASLSPSPLYSP